A window from Actinomycetospora corticicola encodes these proteins:
- a CDS encoding cytochrome P450: MTATMDTGAAGTTGAGDPHYPMVRQCPFDPPQELATIQAQEPIRRVTLWDGSHPWLVTRHADVRAVLADQRFSADNLTPGYPATSPSITARRKNVPSFIAMDDPQHAFFRKMLISEFSVKAIRALRPMITETVDGLLDAMAEQEQPVDLVQAFALPLPSLVICRMLGVPYADHAFFQARSHTLVDTRSSVEDSVAASNELVEYLEGLVAEREASGSEDDMLGRLAVRHVRTGEITREQAASMGLLLLVAGHETTANMIALGTLLLLQDPEQAAKVRAGESVEGAVEELLRLLTVTHLGRRRVATEDVELGGVAIRAGEGVVAAGEIANRDPEVFTDPDALDVDRTPNHHVAFGHGVHQCLGQQLARVELQIAYPALLARFPGLRVDTPLDDIAFRDAMVVYGVHALPVTW; this comes from the coding sequence ATGACGGCGACCATGGACACCGGGGCGGCAGGGACGACGGGGGCCGGGGACCCGCACTACCCGATGGTGCGGCAGTGCCCGTTCGACCCGCCGCAGGAGCTGGCGACGATCCAGGCGCAGGAGCCGATCCGCCGCGTGACGCTGTGGGACGGCAGCCACCCGTGGCTGGTCACCCGCCACGCCGACGTGCGCGCCGTGCTCGCCGACCAGCGCTTCTCCGCCGACAACCTGACGCCGGGCTACCCGGCCACCTCACCGAGCATCACGGCGCGACGGAAGAACGTCCCGAGCTTCATCGCGATGGACGACCCGCAGCACGCGTTCTTCCGCAAGATGCTGATCAGCGAGTTCAGCGTGAAGGCGATCCGCGCGCTCCGTCCGATGATCACCGAGACCGTCGACGGCCTGCTCGACGCGATGGCCGAGCAGGAGCAGCCGGTCGACCTCGTGCAGGCTTTCGCGCTGCCGCTGCCCAGCCTCGTCATCTGCCGGATGCTCGGCGTGCCCTACGCCGACCACGCCTTCTTCCAGGCGCGCTCGCACACGCTGGTGGACACGCGGTCGAGCGTCGAGGACTCGGTCGCCGCGTCGAACGAGCTGGTGGAGTACCTCGAGGGCCTGGTCGCCGAGCGCGAGGCCTCCGGGTCGGAGGACGACATGCTGGGGCGGCTCGCCGTGCGCCACGTGCGCACCGGGGAGATCACCCGCGAGCAGGCCGCCTCGATGGGGCTGCTCCTGCTCGTCGCCGGCCACGAGACGACCGCGAACATGATCGCGCTCGGCACCCTCCTGCTGCTGCAGGACCCGGAGCAGGCCGCGAAGGTGCGCGCGGGCGAGTCCGTCGAGGGCGCGGTGGAGGAGCTGCTGCGGCTGCTCACCGTCACCCACCTCGGACGACGGCGGGTCGCGACCGAGGACGTCGAGCTCGGGGGCGTCGCGATCCGCGCGGGGGAGGGGGTCGTCGCGGCTGGCGAGATCGCCAACCGCGACCCCGAGGTGTTCACCGACCCCGACGCCCTCGACGTCGACCGCACCCCGAACCACCACGTCGCCTTCGGCCACGGCGTGCACCAGTGCCTGGGTCAGCAGCTCGCCCGCGTGGAGCTGCAGATCGCCTACCCGGCCCTGCTGGCCCGCTTCCCGGGGCTGCGGGTGGACACGCCGCTCGACGACATCGCGTTCCGCGACGCGATGGTCGTCTACGGCGTGCATGCGCTTCCCGTCACGTGGTGA